Below is a window of Leifsonia sp. NPDC080035 DNA.
GGTCAGCCATGAGGCCGGGTGAGAGGGCCCCTCGGTGCGGGGGTCAGCGGCGCTTGAGGTCGCCGCGGCGGCCGGCCAGGTAGACGAGGACGCCGGCGATGACCGCGCATCCCATCGTCGCCAGCCAGAACGGCAGCGTGCGCGTGGCGTTCCCGGAGACCGCGAGCGCGATCCCGGCGACGAAGCTCAGGACCGCCACGACCAGCGCCGCCCCCGCGCAGCCCAGCATGGTCTTGCCGGTGCTGTCGGTGTACTCGAGGAGCTGGCGCCACATGCTCCCATTCTCCCGCATCCACGCACCCGCGTTGTCCACAGGGAGCCTCACGAGTACGCAGAGAATGCCCCCGAAACCGCCGAGTACGCGGAGAATCTCCGTACTCGGCGGCTGGACGCCCCGCCCGGAAACGACGAAGGCCCCCGGCGGGTGCCGGGGGCCTCAGTCGTACGGGAACCTTAGTTGTAGGTGCCCGGGGTGTAGTCGTCCGAGCTGAAGCTGTCGAAGTCGACGAAGCTCAGGTCGTTCTCGCTGAACGCGGAGTCATCGGTGAAGATGCGGTTCGGGTAGCGCTCCGCCTTCGCCTCCTCCGTGGCCTCGACGGAGACGTTCCGGTAGCGCGACAGGCCGGTTCCGGCCGGGATGAGCTTACCGATGATGACGTTCTCCTTGAGACCGATCAGCGGGTCGGACTTGCCCTCCATGGCCGCCTGCGTCAGGACGCGGGTGGTCTCCTGGAAGGACGCGGCCGACAGCCACGACTCGGTCGCCAGCGAGGCCTTGGTGATACCCATGACCTCCTGACGGGCCGAGGCCGTCTTCTTGCCCTCGGTCAGCGCAGCACGGTTGATCTCGTTGTACCGCGAGCGGTCGACGAGCTCACCCGGCAGCAGGTCGGTGTCGCCGTGGTCGACGACGGTGACCTTGCGGAGCATCTGACGGACGATGACCTCGATGTGCTTGTCGTGGATCGGCACACCCTGCGAGCGGTAGACGCCCTGGACGCCGCCCACGAGGTGCTTCTGCACCTCGCGGACACCCTTGACCCGGAGGACCTCCTTCGGGTCGACGGTGCCGACGATCAGCTGCTGGCCGAGCTCGACGTGCTGCCCGTCCTCCACCAGGAGGGTGGAGCGCTTCAGCACCGGGTAGACGTGCGGCTCGTCGCCGCTGTCCGGGGTCAGGATGACCTTGCGGGACTTGTCCGTCTCCTCGATGACGATGCGGCCCGCGGCCTCGGCGATCGGGGACGCACCCTTGGGGGTACGCGCCTCGAACAGCTCCTGGACGCGCGGCAGACCCTGGGTGATGTCGTCCGCGGAGGCCGAACCACCGGTGTGGAAGGTACGCATCGTCAGCTGGGTTCCGGGCTCACCGATCGACTGCGCCGCGATGATGCCGACGGCCTCGCCGATGTCCACCAGCTTGCCGGTCGCGAGCGAACGGCCGTAGCAGGCGGCGCAGACGCCGACCGCGGACTCGCAGGTGAGCACCGAGCGGACCTTGATGTCGGTCACGCCGGCGGCCACCAGCTTGTCGATGAGCACGTCGCCCACGTCGTCTCCGGCCTTCGCCACGACGGTGCCGTCCGCGGCGACCGCGTCGGTCGCGAGCGTCCGGGCGAACACGGAGTTCTCGACGTTCGGGTCGCGGGTGAGCACGCCCTCGGCGTCCACGGTCGCGATCGGCAGGTCAAGACCCTTGGTCGTGCCGCAGTCGTCCTCGCGGATGATGACATCCTGCGAGACGTCCACCAGACGACGGGTCAGGTAGCCGGAGTCGGCGGTACGGAGAGCCGTGTCCGCCAGACCCTTACGGGCACCGTGCGTCGCGATGAAGTACTCGGCCACCGACAGCCCCTCGCGGTACGAGGAGATGATCGGACGAGGGATGATCTCACCCTTCGGGTTGTTCACCAGACCACGCATACCGGCGATGTTGCGCACCTGCAGCCAGTTACCACGGGCACCGGAGGTGACCATGCGGTTGATGGTGTTGTCCGCCGGGAAGTTGGCGCGCATCGCCTCGGCCACCTCGTTGGTCGCCTCGGTCCAGATCTTCACCAGTTCCTGACGACGCTCGAGGTCGGTCGTGAGACCCTTCTCGAACTCGGCGGTGATCTTGGCGGCCTTCTTCTCGTAGCCGGCCACGATCTGCGCCTTGTTCGGCGGGGTCAGGATGTCGCTCAGCGACACCGTGACGCCCGAGCGGGTGCCCCAGTAGAAGCCGGCGTCCTTGATGCGGTCGAGCGCGGCTGCGACCTCCACCTTCGGGTACCGCTCCGCCAGCGCGTTCACGATCGACGAGATCGTGCCCTTGTCGGCGACGTCCTCCACGTACGGGTAGTCCGCCGGCAGCGCCTCGTTGAAGAGGGCGCGGCCGAGGGTGGTCTCCACGATCGCGGTGATCGGCTCGGCACCCGTGTCGGCGGCGTCCGACGGCACGTAGTTGTCGAGGCGGATCTTGACCTTGGCGTTCAGGTGCAGCGTGCCCTGGTCCTTCGCGAGGATCGCCTCGGAGACCGAGGAGAACGCGCGACCCTCGCCCTCGGCGCCTTCGCGCACGGTGGTGAGGTGGTGCAGACCGATGATCATGTCCTGCGAGGGCAGGGTGACCGGGCGTCCGTCCGACGGCTTCAGGATGTTGTTCGAGGCGAGCATCAGGATGCGGGCCTCGGCCTGGGCCTCCACCGACAGCGGGAGGTGCACGGCCATCTGGTCACCGTCGAAGTCCGCGTTGAACGCGGCGCAGACGAGCGGGTGGAGCTGGATGGCCTTGCCCTCGACGAGCTGCGGCTCGAACGCCTGGATGCCCAGACGGTGCAGCGTGGGGGCGCGGTTCAGCAGAACCGGGCGCTCGCGGATGATCTCCTCGAGCACGTCCCACACCTGCGGGCGCGAACGCTCCACCATGCGCTTGGCGGCCTTGATGTTCTGAGCGTGGCTCAGGTCGATCAGGCGCTTGATCACGAACGGCTTGAACAGCTCCAGGGCCATCTGCTTGGGCAGACCGCACTGGTGCAGCTTGAGCTGCGGACCCACGATGATGACCGAACGGCCCGAGTAGTCCACGCGCTTTCCGAGCAGGTTCTGGCGGAAACGACCCTGCTTGCCCTTCAGCATGTCGCTGAGGGACTTGAGGGCGCGGTTGCCGGTACCCGTCACGGGGCGGCCGCGGCGGCCGTTGTCGAACAGCGCGTCGACGGCCTCCTGCAGCATGCGCTTCTCGTTGTTCACGATGATCTCGGGCGCGCCGAGGTCGAGCAGACGACGGAGGCGGTTGTTCCGGTTGATCACGCGGCGGTACAGGTCGTTCAGGTCGGAGGTCGCGAAGCGGCCACCGTCCAGCTGGACCATCGGGCGCAGCTCCGGCGGGATGACCGGGACGACGTCGAGGACCATCGCGGCCGGCGAGTTGCCGGTGGCGAGGAACGACGAGACAACGCGCAGACGCTTGATCGCGCGGATCTTCTTCTGGCCCTTGCCGTTCGCGATCTGCTCGCGGAGCAGCTCGGCCTCGGCGTTCAGGTCGAACGCCTGCAGGCGGCGCTTGATCGCCTCGGCGCCCATGAACGCCTCGAAGTACAGGCCGTAGCGGTCCACGAGCTCGTTGAAGTCCGCGTCCTCCGGCTTGAGGTCGCCGACCTTGAGGGTGCGGAACGACTCCCACACGCGCTCGAGGCGGGCGATGTCCTCGTCGTAGGACTTGCGGATCTGGCCCATCTCCTTCTCCGCCGTGTCCTTGACACGACGCTTCTGGTCGGCCTTGGCGCCCTCCTCCTCGAGCGCAGCGAGGTCGCCCTCGAGGCGCTGCAGGCGGTCGGCCACACGGGCGTCGCGCTGGTCGGACAGCGTCTTGATCTCCAGGCGCAGCTCGTTCTCGAGGCCGGGGAGGTCGGCGTGACGGCCGTCCTCGTCGACATCGATCACCATGTACGCGGCGAAGTAGATGACCTTCTCGAGGTCCTTCGGCGCCATGTCGAGCAGGTAGCCGAGACGGCTCGGCACGCCCTTGAAGTACCAGATGTGCGTGACGGGCGCGGCGAGCTCGATGTGGCCCATGCGCTCACGGCGCACGGAGGACTTGGTGACCTCCACGCCGCAGCGCTCGCACACGATGCCCTTGAACCGGACGCGCTTGTACTTGCCGCACGAGCACTCCCAGTCGCGGGACGGGCCGAAGATCTGCTCTCCGAACAGGCCGTCCTTCTCGGGCTTCAGCGTGCGGTAGTTGATCGTCTCGGGCTTCTTGACCTCGCCGTAGCTCCAGCGACGGATGTCGTCAGCGGTGGCCAGGCCGATACGCAGCTCGTCAAAAGTTGTTGCGTCGAGCAATGTTCCTTCTCTCCTATGGAAGATTCGTCAGTTGGGTCTGGCTACCGGGTCAGATCTCGTCGATGGACGACGACTCGAACCGGGAGGAGATGTTGATGCCGAGCTCCTCCGCAGCGCGGAAGGCCTCGTCGTCCGCGTCGCGCAGGCTGACCGCCTGCCCGTCGGCCGACAGCACCTCCACGTTCAGGCAGAGCGACTGCATCTCCTTGATGAGGACCTTGAAGGACTCCGGGATGCCCGGCTCCTGGATGTTCTCACCCTTGACGATGGCCTCGTAGACCTTGACGCGGCCGAGGATGTCATCCGACTTGATGGTCAGGAGCTCCTGCAGCGCGTACGCGGCACCGTAGGCCTCGAGGGCCCACACCTCCATCTCACCGAAGCGCTGACCACCGAACTGCGCCTTACCACCGAGCGGCTGCTGGGTGATCATCGAGTACGGGCCGGTCGAACGCGCGTGGATCTTGTCGTCGACCAGGTGGTGCAGCTTCAGGATGTACATGTAGCCGACCGACACAGGGTCCGGGTACGGCTCGCCGGAGCGGCCGTCGAAGAGCTGCGTCTTGCCGGAGCCGCCGATCAGGCGCTCTCCGTCGCGCGTCGGGAGGGTCGAGTCGAGCAGACCCGCGATCTCCTCCTCCTTCGCACCGTCGAACACCGGGGTCGCGACCTTGGTGTTCGGGGCGGCGCTGAACGCGGCCTCGGGGAGCTCAGCGGCCCACTTCGGCTTGCCCTTGATCTCCCAGCCGTTCTTGGCGATCCAGCCGAGGTGGATCTCCAGGACCTGACCGAAGTTCATGCGGCCCGGGACACCCAGCGGGTTCAGGATCACGTCGACCGGGGTGCCGTCCGCGAGGAACGGCATGTCCTCGACCGGCAGGATCTTCGAGATGACGCCCTTGTTGCCGTGACGGCCGGCGAGCTTGTCACCCGCGGTGATCTTGCGCTTCTGGGCGATGTAGACCACCACGCGCTGGTTCACACCGGAACCGAGCTCGTCGTCGCCGTCCTGCGCGTCGAAGACCTTGACACCGATGATGGTGCCCTCCTCGCCGTGCGGGACCTTGAGGGAGGTGTCGCGCACCTCGCGGCTCTTCTCGTTGAAGATCGCGCGGAGCAGGCGCTCCTCCGCCGACAGCTCGGTCTCGCCCTTCGGCGTGACCTTGCCGACGAGGATGTCGCCGGGGCGCACCTCGGCGCCGATGCGGATGATGCCGCGCTCGTCGAGGTCGGCCAGGAGGTCTGGGCTGACGTTCGGCAGGTCGCGGGTGATCTCCTCCTTGCCCAGCTTGGTGTCGCGGGCGTCCACCTCGTACTCCTCGATGTGGATCGAGGAGAGGGTGTCGTCCTTCACCAGGTTCTGGCTGAGGATGATCGCGTCCTCGAAGTTGTGACCCTCCCACGGCATGAACGCGACGAGCAGGTTCTTGCCGAGCGCGAGCTCGCCGTTCTCGGTGGCGGGGCCGTCGGCGACGACCTCGCCCGCCTCGATCCGGTCGCCCTCGTCCACGACCACGCGGTGGTTGTAGGAGGTGCCCTGGTTCGAGCGGTCGAACTTGCGCAGGTAGTAGGTCTTGTACGTGCCGTCGTCCGCCTGGACGGTGACAGCGTCGGCCGAGACCTCGCTGACCACACCCGACTTCTCGGCGATGACCACGTCACCGGCGTCGATGGCCGCGTAGCCCTCCATACCGGTTCCGACGACCGGGCTCTCCGAGCGGAGCAGCGGCACCGCCTGGCGCTGCATGTTCGCACCCATGAGGGCTCGGTTGGCGTCGTCGTGCTCGAGGAACGGGATCAGGGAGGTACCCACCGACACCATCTGGCGCGGGGAGACGTCCATGTAGCCGATCTCCTCGGCGGGGATCAGGTCGACCTCGCCGCCCTTCTGACGGGCGAGCACGCGCTCCTCGGTGAAGTGACCGTTGGCGTCGAGCGGGGCGTTGGCCTGCGCGACGACGAAGTCGTCCTCCTCGGAGGCGGTCAGGTAGTCGATCTGGTCGGTGACCCGGCCGTCGACGACCTTGCGGTACGGCGTCTCGATGAAGCCGAAGGAGTTGATCCGCGCGAACGACGCGAGCGAGCCGATCAGACCGATGTTCGGGCCTTCCGGCGTCTCGATCGGGCACATGCGGCCGTAGTGCGACGGGTGGACGTCGCGGACCTCGACGCCCGCGCGCTCACGGCTCAGACCACCGGGGCCGAGGGCCGAGAGGCGGCGCTTGTGGGTCAGACCCGCGAGCGGGTTGTTCTGGTCCATGAACTGCGAGAGCTGCGAGGTGCCGAAGAACTCCTTGATCGCGGCGACGACGGGTCGCACGTTGATCAGGGTCTGCGGGGTGATCGCCTCGATGTCCTGCGTGGTCATGCGCTCGCGGACGACGCGCTCCATGCGGGACAGACCGGTGCGGACCTGGTTCTGGATGAGCTCGCCGACGGCGCGGATGCGACGGTTGCCGAAGTGGTCGATGTCGTCGATGTCCAGGCGGATGTCCGCGGGCTGCCCGTTGCGGAGGCCCTTGATCGTGGTCTGGCCGTCGTGCAGGGCGACCAGGTACTTGATCGTGGCGATGATGTCCTGGACGGTCAGCACCGAGTCCGTGAGCGGAGCCTCCAGGCCCAGCTTGCGGTTGATCTTGTAGCGGCCGACCTTGGCGAGGTCGTAGCGCTTCGGGTTGAAGTAGAAGTTGTCCAGCAGCGCACGCGCGGCCTCGGCCGCGACCTGCTCGCCCGGACGGAGCTTCCGGTAGATGTCCTTGAGCGCCTCCTCCTTGGTGAGGATGGCGTCCTTCTCCAGGGTGAGC
It encodes the following:
- the rpoC gene encoding DNA-directed RNA polymerase subunit beta'; its protein translation is MLDATTFDELRIGLATADDIRRWSYGEVKKPETINYRTLKPEKDGLFGEQIFGPSRDWECSCGKYKRVRFKGIVCERCGVEVTKSSVRRERMGHIELAAPVTHIWYFKGVPSRLGYLLDMAPKDLEKVIYFAAYMVIDVDEDGRHADLPGLENELRLEIKTLSDQRDARVADRLQRLEGDLAALEEEGAKADQKRRVKDTAEKEMGQIRKSYDEDIARLERVWESFRTLKVGDLKPEDADFNELVDRYGLYFEAFMGAEAIKRRLQAFDLNAEAELLREQIANGKGQKKIRAIKRLRVVSSFLATGNSPAAMVLDVVPVIPPELRPMVQLDGGRFATSDLNDLYRRVINRNNRLRRLLDLGAPEIIVNNEKRMLQEAVDALFDNGRRGRPVTGTGNRALKSLSDMLKGKQGRFRQNLLGKRVDYSGRSVIIVGPQLKLHQCGLPKQMALELFKPFVIKRLIDLSHAQNIKAAKRMVERSRPQVWDVLEEIIRERPVLLNRAPTLHRLGIQAFEPQLVEGKAIQLHPLVCAAFNADFDGDQMAVHLPLSVEAQAEARILMLASNNILKPSDGRPVTLPSQDMIIGLHHLTTVREGAEGEGRAFSSVSEAILAKDQGTLHLNAKVKIRLDNYVPSDAADTGAEPITAIVETTLGRALFNEALPADYPYVEDVADKGTISSIVNALAERYPKVEVAAALDRIKDAGFYWGTRSGVTVSLSDILTPPNKAQIVAGYEKKAAKITAEFEKGLTTDLERRQELVKIWTEATNEVAEAMRANFPADNTINRMVTSGARGNWLQVRNIAGMRGLVNNPKGEIIPRPIISSYREGLSVAEYFIATHGARKGLADTALRTADSGYLTRRLVDVSQDVIIREDDCGTTKGLDLPIATVDAEGVLTRDPNVENSVFARTLATDAVAADGTVVAKAGDDVGDVLIDKLVAAGVTDIKVRSVLTCESAVGVCAACYGRSLATGKLVDIGEAVGIIAAQSIGEPGTQLTMRTFHTGGSASADDITQGLPRVQELFEARTPKGASPIAEAAGRIVIEETDKSRKVILTPDSGDEPHVYPVLKRSTLLVEDGQHVELGQQLIVGTVDPKEVLRVKGVREVQKHLVGGVQGVYRSQGVPIHDKHIEVIVRQMLRKVTVVDHGDTDLLPGELVDRSRYNEINRAALTEGKKTASARQEVMGITKASLATESWLSAASFQETTRVLTQAAMEGKSDPLIGLKENVIIGKLIPAGTGLSRYRNVSVEATEEAKAERYPNRIFTDDSAFSENDLSFVDFDSFSSDDYTPGTYN
- the rpoB gene encoding DNA-directed RNA polymerase subunit beta, yielding MAAARNATNTDKTPKNGRAASRLSFAKITDTLTVPDLLALQTESFDWLVGNDAWKARVAEAEEQGRQDLPAATGLEEIFEEISPIEDLGETMQLSFTNPFLEEKKYSIDECKEKGKTYAAPLYVEAEFMNHLTGEIKTQTVFMGDFPLMTEKGTFIINGTERVVVSQLVRSPGVYFEAAADKTSDKDIYSARIIPSRGAWLEFEIDKRDQVGVRIDRKRKQSVTVFLKALGLTSEEILSEFAGYQSIELTLEKDAILTKEEALKDIYRKLRPGEQVAAEAARALLDNFYFNPKRYDLAKVGRYKINRKLGLEAPLTDSVLTVQDIIATIKYLVALHDGQTTIKGLRNGQPADIRLDIDDIDHFGNRRIRAVGELIQNQVRTGLSRMERVVRERMTTQDIEAITPQTLINVRPVVAAIKEFFGTSQLSQFMDQNNPLAGLTHKRRLSALGPGGLSRERAGVEVRDVHPSHYGRMCPIETPEGPNIGLIGSLASFARINSFGFIETPYRKVVDGRVTDQIDYLTASEEDDFVVAQANAPLDANGHFTEERVLARQKGGEVDLIPAEEIGYMDVSPRQMVSVGTSLIPFLEHDDANRALMGANMQRQAVPLLRSESPVVGTGMEGYAAIDAGDVVIAEKSGVVSEVSADAVTVQADDGTYKTYYLRKFDRSNQGTSYNHRVVVDEGDRIEAGEVVADGPATENGELALGKNLLVAFMPWEGHNFEDAIILSQNLVKDDTLSSIHIEEYEVDARDTKLGKEEITRDLPNVSPDLLADLDERGIIRIGAEVRPGDILVGKVTPKGETELSAEERLLRAIFNEKSREVRDTSLKVPHGEEGTIIGVKVFDAQDGDDELGSGVNQRVVVYIAQKRKITAGDKLAGRHGNKGVISKILPVEDMPFLADGTPVDVILNPLGVPGRMNFGQVLEIHLGWIAKNGWEIKGKPKWAAELPEAAFSAAPNTKVATPVFDGAKEEEIAGLLDSTLPTRDGERLIGGSGKTQLFDGRSGEPYPDPVSVGYMYILKLHHLVDDKIHARSTGPYSMITQQPLGGKAQFGGQRFGEMEVWALEAYGAAYALQELLTIKSDDILGRVKVYEAIVKGENIQEPGIPESFKVLIKEMQSLCLNVEVLSADGQAVSLRDADDEAFRAAEELGINISSRFESSSIDEI